Proteins encoded within one genomic window of Streptomyces taklimakanensis:
- a CDS encoding DUF742 domain-containing protein, translated as MVTPPGGPYGGEHQPQPQHDQPQRYNFPSAPSRQWQTPPPPDGPEQYRQHRQQPPPSRPTEQTGPRETGAAGGGGDSSPLVRPYAMTGGRTRPRYQLAIEALVHTTAQPAQLQGQLPEHQRICRLCYEIKSVAEISALLSIPLGVARILVADLAEAGLVAIHQAGGEESAGGQPDVTLLERVLSGLRKL; from the coding sequence GTGGTAACGCCCCCAGGTGGTCCCTACGGCGGTGAACACCAGCCTCAGCCGCAGCACGACCAGCCCCAGCGGTACAACTTCCCCTCCGCGCCCAGCCGGCAGTGGCAGACGCCTCCGCCTCCCGACGGCCCGGAACAGTACCGGCAGCACCGGCAGCAGCCTCCCCCGTCCCGCCCGACCGAGCAGACCGGGCCCCGAGAGACCGGGGCGGCGGGCGGCGGCGGAGACTCCTCGCCGCTGGTGCGTCCGTACGCCATGACCGGGGGTCGCACCCGCCCGCGCTACCAGTTGGCGATAGAGGCGCTGGTGCACACCACGGCGCAGCCCGCGCAGCTCCAGGGCCAACTGCCCGAGCACCAGCGGATCTGCCGACTGTGTTATGAGATCAAATCGGTAGCGGAGATCTCCGCACTCCTCTCCATTCCCTTGGGCGTCGCCCGTATCCTCGTCGCCGACCTGGCCGAGGCCGGACTCGTCGCCATCCACCAGGCCGGCGGCGAAGAGTCCGCCGGTGGCCAGCCAGACGTGACACTGCTCGAAAGGGTGCTCAGTGGACTTCGCAAGCTCTAG
- a CDS encoding fumarylacetoacetate hydrolase family protein yields MRIARFSIDGNVAFGVVEGDAQAGDGPVLDIIKGHPFAEFERSGRRVPVDKVRLLPPVLPNKVVAIGRNYAEHAAELGNEVPEVPVTFFKPSTSVVGPDDPITYPSFSREVHHEAELAVVIGRMCSQVPRERVADVILGYTCANDVTARDVQRAEDQWARAKGFDGACPLGPWVVTDVDPSDLAIMCTVNGEQRQLGRTSQMVRSVEDLVVHVTEAMTLLPGDVILTGTPAGVGPLNVGDEVAVTIEGIGTLTNKVIKRG; encoded by the coding sequence GTGCGCATCGCCAGGTTCTCCATCGACGGCAACGTCGCGTTCGGAGTCGTGGAAGGGGACGCCCAGGCCGGCGACGGCCCCGTCCTCGACATCATCAAGGGCCACCCCTTCGCCGAGTTCGAGCGCTCGGGCCGGCGCGTCCCGGTGGACAAGGTCCGCCTGTTGCCGCCGGTGTTGCCCAACAAGGTGGTGGCGATCGGCCGCAACTACGCCGAGCACGCGGCGGAGCTGGGCAACGAGGTTCCCGAGGTCCCCGTCACCTTCTTCAAGCCCTCCACCTCCGTGGTGGGGCCCGATGATCCGATCACCTACCCGTCCTTCTCCCGGGAGGTGCACCACGAGGCCGAGCTGGCCGTGGTCATCGGCCGGATGTGCAGCCAGGTTCCCCGGGAGCGGGTCGCGGACGTGATCCTGGGCTACACCTGCGCCAACGACGTCACCGCCCGTGACGTCCAGCGCGCCGAGGACCAGTGGGCCCGGGCCAAGGGCTTCGACGGCGCCTGCCCGCTGGGCCCATGGGTGGTCACCGACGTCGACCCGTCGGACCTGGCGATCATGTGCACCGTCAACGGCGAGCAGCGGCAGCTCGGCCGCACCAGCCAGATGGTGCGCTCGGTGGAGGACCTGGTCGTCCACGTCACCGAGGCGATGACGCTGCTCCCCGGGGACGTGATCCTCACCGGCACCCCGGCGGGCGTCGGCCCCCTCAACGTCGGCGACGAGGTCGCCGTCACCATCGAAGGCATCGGCAC
- a CDS encoding ATP/GTP-binding protein, which produces MDFASSSGASRSTTSAKIVVAGGFGVGKTTFVGAVSEINPLRTEAVMTAASAGIDDLTHTGDKTTTTVAMDFGRITLDQDLILYLFGTPGQDRFWFMWDDLVRGAIGAVVLVDTRRLADCFPAVDYFENSGLPFVIALNGFDGQQPYTPDEVREALQIGPDAPIITTDARQRAEAKSALITLVEHALMARLR; this is translated from the coding sequence GTGGACTTCGCAAGCTCTAGCGGTGCATCGCGCTCCACCACCTCCGCGAAGATCGTGGTGGCGGGCGGGTTCGGCGTGGGCAAGACGACCTTCGTGGGCGCCGTGTCGGAGATCAACCCGCTGCGCACCGAGGCCGTGATGACCGCCGCGTCCGCGGGGATCGACGATCTGACCCACACCGGCGACAAGACCACCACGACGGTGGCGATGGACTTCGGTCGTATCACGTTGGACCAGGATCTGATCCTGTACCTGTTCGGTACGCCGGGGCAGGATCGGTTCTGGTTCATGTGGGACGACCTGGTGCGTGGTGCGATCGGTGCGGTGGTGTTGGTGGACACCCGGCGTCTTGCGGATTGTTTTCCGGCGGTGGACTACTTCGAGAATTCGGGTCTGCCGTTCGTGATCGCGCTCAACGGGTTCGACGGGCAGCAGCCGTACACGCCGGACGAGGTGCGTGAGGCGTTGCAGATCGGTCCGGACGCGCCGATCATCACCACCGACGCGCGGCAGCGGGCGGAGGCCAAGAGCGCGTTGATCACCCTGGTCGAACACGCGCTCATGGCGCGCCTGCGCTGA